The following proteins are encoded in a genomic region of Mahella australiensis 50-1 BON:
- a CDS encoding FAD-dependent oxidoreductase, with protein MDTFEKLFEPIKVGNVEIKNRIAMAPMGILGLSTERGGFSKRAQDYYVARAKGGTGLIITGVAKIENEIEKFHEGSVPCPTMDPGHFMSTCGETVERVHAYGTKIFLQLGIGFGRVAAPQMLVGQPVAPSAIPNYWNPSVTCRELTTTEVETLVKMAAESAAIAKMAGFDGVEIHAVHEGYLLDQFTIAMFNRRTDKYGGDLMGRLRLPIEIVKAIKKVNGEQFPVALRFSIKSYIKDWNQGGLDGEDFVEKGRDIQEGLTIAPILEKAGYDAFDADAGSYDAWYWAHPPIYQKHGLYLPLTEQLKKVVNAPLIIAGRIDIPELAEKTLEEGKAADMINIGRGLLADPDWSNKVLDGRPEDIRPCIGCHDGCLGRGFQGKPLSCAVNPACGREDEYSIGHADMVRDVMVIGGGVAGMEAARVATLRGHKVTLYEKTYELGGHVVEGSVDEFKEDNARLLEWYKTQIKKLGIDVKLNTEIKPEDVKNSKADVVIVATGSIPVMPNVPGIGNSNVATATDVLLKKKPVGKDVVVIGGGLVGCETALSLAMDGKNVTIVEMLPELMSAGIPVPHANRIMVLDMLKFHNIKVVLNSSLQEVKDGAIDVIDKNFKRNTIPADTVVISIGLKPDAKLYNDIIGKVPNVYAIGDANSARNIMAAIWDAYELARSI; from the coding sequence ATGGATACTTTTGAAAAATTATTCGAACCCATAAAGGTAGGAAACGTAGAGATAAAGAACAGGATCGCTATGGCACCGATGGGCATACTCGGTTTATCTACTGAGAGGGGTGGCTTTTCCAAAAGGGCTCAGGACTATTACGTAGCAAGAGCTAAAGGCGGTACCGGGCTCATAATCACCGGAGTTGCAAAAATAGAAAATGAAATAGAAAAATTTCATGAGGGAAGCGTACCTTGTCCGACCATGGATCCTGGCCATTTTATGAGCACATGTGGAGAAACAGTAGAAAGGGTACATGCTTATGGCACTAAGATATTCCTTCAGCTCGGAATAGGATTCGGCAGAGTGGCTGCTCCTCAAATGCTCGTAGGGCAACCGGTAGCCCCTTCGGCTATTCCAAACTATTGGAATCCATCCGTCACATGCCGAGAGCTTACCACGACAGAGGTAGAGACGCTCGTCAAAATGGCGGCAGAATCGGCCGCTATAGCGAAAATGGCGGGTTTTGACGGCGTTGAGATCCACGCTGTGCATGAAGGTTATCTTTTGGACCAATTTACTATAGCCATGTTCAACAGAAGGACAGACAAGTACGGCGGAGACTTAATGGGTAGGCTGAGACTCCCTATAGAGATAGTAAAGGCTATAAAAAAGGTTAACGGCGAACAATTCCCTGTAGCATTGAGGTTTAGCATAAAGAGCTACATAAAGGATTGGAATCAGGGCGGACTTGACGGAGAGGACTTTGTCGAAAAAGGCCGCGATATACAGGAAGGCCTTACCATAGCTCCCATACTTGAAAAAGCCGGCTATGATGCGTTTGATGCGGATGCCGGATCATATGATGCATGGTACTGGGCACATCCACCGATTTATCAGAAGCACGGTCTGTATCTGCCTTTAACCGAACAGCTCAAAAAGGTCGTCAATGCCCCGCTGATAATAGCAGGAAGGATTGATATACCCGAATTGGCTGAAAAGACATTGGAAGAAGGCAAAGCGGCGGACATGATAAATATCGGCAGAGGCCTGCTAGCTGACCCCGATTGGAGCAACAAGGTCTTAGATGGAAGGCCGGAGGATATTCGCCCATGCATAGGCTGCCATGACGGTTGCCTTGGGAGAGGCTTCCAAGGAAAGCCGCTTTCGTGTGCCGTAAATCCGGCTTGCGGCAGAGAGGATGAATACAGCATAGGCCACGCTGATATGGTAAGAGATGTAATGGTCATAGGCGGCGGAGTAGCCGGCATGGAAGCAGCCAGGGTAGCCACTTTAAGAGGCCATAAAGTGACCTTGTACGAGAAAACATATGAGCTTGGCGGTCATGTAGTAGAAGGCTCCGTAGATGAGTTTAAGGAGGATAACGCCAGGCTCCTCGAATGGTATAAAACACAGATAAAAAAACTTGGGATAGACGTAAAGCTGAATACCGAAATAAAGCCAGAGGACGTCAAAAACAGCAAGGCCGATGTGGTAATAGTGGCCACGGGCTCTATCCCCGTCATGCCCAATGTTCCTGGAATAGGCAATTCCAACGTCGCTACGGCTACAGATGTGTTACTTAAGAAGAAACCGGTCGGTAAAGATGTGGTTGTAATCGGCGGCGGGCTAGTCGGTTGTGAGACAGCACTAAGCTTAGCAATGGATGGCAAGAATGTCACCATCGTCGAGATGCTTCCCGAACTTATGAGCGCAGGCATACCCGTACCCCACGCCAATAGGATCATGGTTCTCGATATGCTTAAATTCCACAATATAAAGGTTGTTTTAAACAGCAGCCTACAAGAAGTAAAAGATGGTGCCATAGATGTTATAGACAAGAATTTCAAGAGAAATACCATCCCTGCAGACACGGTTGTTATATCCATAGGCCTCAAACCGGATGCCAAACTATACAATGATATAATAGGCAAAGTACCGAACGTCTATGCGATAGGCGATGCCAACAGCGCGCGCAATATAATGGCCGCCATATGGGATGCATATGAGTTAGCGAGAAGCATATAA
- a CDS encoding ZIP family metal transporter: protein MNDYMMIIIGILIPFAGTTLGALTVIFLKGEMKQHTQNALLGFASGVMIAASVWSLLIPAIDMAADQGKLAWFPACVGFLLGIGFLLLLDNVIPHLHLDEEKPEGIRSRLNKTSMLVLAVTLHNIPEGMAVGVVFAGIGNVSSGMSLAGAFALSIGIALQNLPEGAIISLPLRSEGMTQKRSLLYGILSGVVEPIAAAITILLANMITDILPYLLAFAAGAMIYVVVEELIPESQIGEHSNIGTIGVAIGFVLMMVLDVALG, encoded by the coding sequence ATGAATGATTACATGATGATAATTATCGGCATACTCATTCCTTTTGCTGGGACGACCCTCGGCGCCTTAACTGTTATATTTTTAAAAGGCGAAATGAAACAACATACGCAAAATGCATTGCTCGGATTCGCCTCGGGAGTGATGATCGCGGCCTCGGTGTGGTCATTGCTTATACCGGCGATCGATATGGCCGCTGACCAAGGAAAGCTGGCGTGGTTCCCCGCATGCGTGGGATTCTTGTTGGGAATCGGTTTCCTCCTATTGCTCGACAATGTTATTCCTCATCTTCATTTAGATGAAGAAAAGCCGGAAGGCATACGTTCAAGGTTAAATAAAACCTCTATGCTGGTACTGGCTGTGACGCTACATAATATTCCCGAAGGTATGGCCGTCGGAGTGGTATTTGCCGGTATAGGCAACGTAAGTTCCGGCATGAGCTTAGCGGGGGCTTTTGCATTATCCATCGGTATAGCACTTCAAAATCTTCCTGAAGGTGCGATAATTTCTCTTCCGCTGAGAAGCGAGGGCATGACTCAGAAGCGCTCTTTATTATACGGTATTTTATCCGGTGTTGTTGAGCCCATAGCGGCCGCAATCACAATTTTGCTGGCAAATATGATTACTGATATACTGCCATACCTTCTGGCTTTCGCAGCGGGCGCTATGATCTACGTGGTTGTAGAGGAACTGATCCCAGAATCGCAGATCGGTGAGCACTCTAACATTGGAACCATCGGTGTGGCAATAGGTTTTGTCTTGATGATGGTTCTTGACGTCGCACTGGGATAA
- a CDS encoding NAD(P)/FAD-dependent oxidoreductase, with protein sequence MQQEFYYVIVGNGIAGLSAAEAIRQHDAYRPIAVISDENYLTYSRLVLSHHLGENILPETLYIHPQSWYDEKNISMILNTKALGIDTDGKVLKTDKGDIDYTKLIIASGSYCFIPPVEGSDKKGVFALRGMDDLLEINHAIKQSDKAIVIGGGLLGLESAWGIKQKGLDVTVLEFFPRILPRQMDDEGSVILKGIIENLGIELYLGVEAAKISGNDKADGVVLKDGRSISGNFVLFSSGVRPHVEFAKNASISINKGIVVDEYMRTDAPDVYAAGDVAEYNGAIPAIWPIANAQGKIAGINAAGGQEKYKTIPPSNMLKVMGIDCFSVGDINNQDNRFKEIKHVGDTEYYKLFLDGNRLAGAIMIGDISKSMRLRSLIEQGKDMSNYFTSDNAKEIIDRL encoded by the coding sequence ATGCAACAAGAATTTTACTACGTTATAGTCGGCAACGGCATAGCAGGGCTAAGCGCAGCCGAGGCCATAAGGCAACACGATGCTTATCGACCCATAGCGGTTATAAGCGATGAAAATTACCTTACATACAGTAGGCTTGTGCTATCCCATCATCTTGGCGAGAACATATTGCCGGAAACATTATATATTCATCCTCAAAGTTGGTACGACGAAAAAAACATAAGCATGATTTTGAATACCAAAGCTCTTGGTATAGATACCGACGGTAAAGTTTTGAAAACCGATAAGGGCGATATCGATTATACAAAACTAATAATAGCCAGCGGAAGTTACTGTTTCATACCGCCTGTAGAGGGCTCCGATAAAAAAGGTGTATTCGCTTTGAGAGGCATGGATGACTTACTCGAAATAAACCATGCTATAAAGCAGAGCGACAAAGCTATAGTAATAGGCGGTGGATTGCTCGGTTTGGAATCAGCTTGGGGTATAAAACAAAAAGGTCTCGATGTGACGGTTTTGGAATTCTTTCCCCGCATATTGCCCAGGCAAATGGATGATGAAGGTTCCGTCATACTTAAAGGCATCATAGAGAATCTGGGTATAGAGCTTTATCTAGGCGTAGAAGCCGCTAAAATAAGCGGTAATGATAAAGCCGACGGCGTTGTGCTAAAGGACGGCAGATCTATATCCGGCAATTTTGTTCTATTCTCATCTGGTGTAAGGCCGCATGTGGAGTTTGCCAAGAATGCATCCATAAGCATAAACAAAGGCATAGTAGTAGACGAATATATGCGCACTGATGCGCCCGATGTCTATGCGGCAGGGGACGTGGCGGAGTACAACGGCGCCATACCGGCCATATGGCCCATAGCCAATGCTCAGGGCAAGATAGCTGGTATAAACGCCGCAGGCGGACAGGAAAAATACAAAACTATACCGCCTTCCAACATGTTGAAAGTAATGGGTATCGATTGTTTCTCAGTGGGCGATATAAACAACCAGGACAATCGATTTAAAGAGATAAAGCATGTAGGCGATACCGAATATTATAAGCTGTTTTTGGATGGTAACCGCCTTGCGGGCGCTATCATGATAGGGGATATATCGAAGTCCATGCGCCTGCGCTCATTAATAGAGCAAGGCAAGGATATGAGCAACTACTTTACATCCGACAACGCTAAAGAGATAATAGACAGATTGTAA
- a CDS encoding CotH kinase family protein has protein sequence MIKSKRLPLITVIIIAVATAFMLPWFVDKTETVNSPSQAEYVSKLFLNDIVTLDIKVNEDKWNEILENATAEEYIPCDITINGTTFSSVGIRPKGNSSLSKVASSGSDRYSFRLNFDKYVDGQTCFGLDTLILNNMDSDYTYVKEYFAYDIMHYMGVNSPLTTFADIKVNGKTWGLYLAVEGYGKSFLERTYGATEGQLYNVKSMGMSQDKRGDNNVPESTNTNIKGRAFNGDASNDNIPDDRNAFDGGAPGIGRSTGGDLVYKDDDPDSYSAIFDNAVFKADDDDYERVIEAIKHLNNGTELEKYLDVDQILRYLAVHTFVVNLDSYVSNMQQNYYLYENDGKITVLPWDYNLAFGGFQSGDVQAAINFPIDTPVSDVDMSQRPLINVLLSVPEYLEKYHNYLNDIVTGYFNSGLFEKTLENITSIIDPYVKNDPTAFCTYEQYKTALNAFREFCLLRAQSVAGQLSGEIPATADGQNADGTALLSADNVNLSAMGAQGGGRFNGEGFRPVQGQQQNDGQDLIQPQNGNPPTMPDGQMQQGNRGDIAGAPFDKQTQATDGQNGTSYSNNIPAIGALAVISALAVIIALRWPRRF, from the coding sequence ATGATTAAAAGCAAACGGTTGCCGCTTATCACTGTAATAATAATCGCCGTAGCGACAGCTTTTATGCTACCGTGGTTTGTCGATAAAACGGAGACCGTCAATTCGCCATCTCAGGCAGAATATGTGAGCAAACTATTCTTAAATGACATCGTTACCTTAGATATTAAGGTCAATGAGGACAAATGGAACGAGATACTGGAAAATGCAACGGCCGAGGAGTATATACCATGCGATATTACCATAAACGGTACTACATTCTCTTCCGTGGGCATACGGCCTAAAGGGAATTCCAGCCTGTCCAAGGTGGCAAGCTCCGGCAGCGATCGATACAGCTTCAGATTAAATTTCGATAAATACGTCGACGGTCAAACTTGTTTCGGCTTGGACACCTTAATATTGAACAATATGGATTCAGATTACACATATGTAAAAGAGTATTTCGCATACGACATAATGCATTACATGGGCGTAAACAGCCCTCTGACCACGTTCGCCGATATCAAAGTCAACGGTAAAACATGGGGCTTGTACCTGGCTGTTGAAGGTTATGGTAAAAGCTTCCTGGAGCGTACTTACGGTGCAACCGAAGGGCAGCTTTACAATGTCAAAAGCATGGGTATGAGTCAAGACAAACGAGGCGATAATAACGTTCCTGAAAGTACTAACACGAATATCAAAGGCCGTGCTTTCAACGGCGATGCTTCCAATGACAACATTCCGGATGACAGAAATGCTTTCGATGGCGGCGCGCCCGGCATAGGCCGCTCTACCGGCGGGGACCTCGTGTATAAAGACGATGATCCGGACAGTTACTCCGCCATATTCGATAATGCAGTATTCAAGGCCGACGATGATGATTATGAGCGCGTGATCGAGGCCATAAAGCACTTAAATAACGGAACTGAACTGGAAAAATACCTTGACGTAGATCAGATACTGCGTTATCTGGCAGTGCATACCTTTGTGGTGAATTTGGACAGCTACGTATCCAATATGCAACAGAACTATTATCTTTATGAAAATGATGGAAAGATAACGGTACTGCCGTGGGATTATAACCTCGCGTTCGGAGGATTTCAGTCAGGCGATGTCCAGGCCGCTATAAACTTCCCGATCGATACACCCGTAAGCGACGTGGATATGAGCCAGCGTCCCCTCATAAATGTCCTGTTATCTGTTCCTGAGTACCTGGAAAAGTACCACAACTATCTGAACGATATAGTAACAGGTTATTTTAACAGCGGGTTGTTTGAGAAAACATTGGAGAATATTACGTCGATCATAGACCCGTATGTCAAAAACGATCCGACCGCTTTTTGCACATATGAACAATATAAAACGGCATTAAACGCATTCAGGGAATTCTGTTTGCTCCGCGCGCAGAGCGTGGCTGGTCAATTATCCGGCGAAATACCAGCCACTGCCGACGGACAAAATGCTGATGGTACAGCCCTGTTATCCGCAGACAATGTAAATCTGTCAGCCATGGGAGCTCAGGGCGGCGGCAGATTCAACGGCGAAGGTTTTCGCCCGGTGCAAGGGCAACAGCAAAACGACGGGCAAGACCTCATTCAGCCCCAAAATGGCAATCCACCGACAATGCCGGATGGGCAAATGCAACAAGGTAACAGAGGTGACATAGCCGGTGCGCCATTTGATAAGCAAACGCAGGCAACCGACGGTCAAAACGGCACTTCATATTCCAATAATATACCAGCTATCGGCGCTTTAGCAGTGATTTCGGCGCTAGCTGTCATAATAGCGTTGCGCTGGCCCAGAAGGTTTTAG
- a CDS encoding GNAT family N-acetyltransferase, producing the protein MSIRFVNSTDFARVQYIATYCFPWLHQAQDKMAAYAQKYIKPEYVLGYYDDMDILMAAIQVLPFSIMVGGAPLNMGGIAMVSSMPEGRHGGRIADLLKKSLGVMKERGQVVSMLGPFSFEFYRKYGWELGFDRMDYVIPIEHLKAFNHKTGKITAVTEEDIDALNDIYTAYAKKHNGCVIRDRTLWTDFVLDDPFADEYKKYSYLWHYDSGEPGGYIIYTIRDGKMNISEMIYKDIEALKGLLWFIYAHEAQIEQARWSTAIDERLHVLLPNPRVDMKLTPGMMFRVVDVNKALLERGYPDDIDEEFSMRITDTSASWNEGPWHVRIADGRAQVEKTDTASLSCDIQAFSQMFLGYMPAERLAAIGRIKGESSAINAANKTFPPSATFNNNGF; encoded by the coding sequence ATGTCCATAAGATTTGTGAACAGTACGGATTTTGCCCGAGTGCAGTACATAGCTACTTACTGCTTCCCTTGGTTGCATCAGGCGCAGGACAAGATGGCGGCATATGCTCAAAAATATATAAAGCCCGAGTATGTGCTCGGTTATTACGACGATATGGATATCTTAATGGCCGCTATACAGGTGCTCCCTTTTAGCATCATGGTCGGCGGAGCCCCTTTGAATATGGGGGGCATAGCTATGGTGTCATCTATGCCGGAGGGAAGGCACGGTGGGCGTATAGCCGACCTTTTGAAGAAATCCCTGGGAGTGATGAAAGAGCGGGGACAGGTGGTATCCATGCTTGGCCCGTTTTCATTTGAATTCTATAGAAAATATGGTTGGGAATTGGGATTTGATCGCATGGATTATGTCATTCCCATAGAACACCTTAAAGCTTTTAACCATAAGACCGGAAAGATAACGGCGGTTACTGAAGAAGATATAGATGCGTTAAATGATATATACACAGCATATGCTAAAAAGCATAACGGCTGCGTCATCCGTGATAGGACGTTGTGGACAGATTTCGTATTGGACGATCCTTTCGCTGATGAATATAAAAAGTATTCCTATCTCTGGCATTACGATAGCGGTGAGCCTGGTGGATACATAATATACACAATACGCGATGGTAAGATGAACATATCTGAAATGATATATAAAGATATAGAAGCACTCAAAGGCTTGCTGTGGTTTATATACGCTCATGAGGCCCAGATAGAGCAGGCAAGATGGTCTACAGCCATCGATGAACGACTGCATGTTTTGCTGCCTAATCCGCGCGTGGATATGAAATTGACACCGGGCATGATGTTCCGCGTTGTGGATGTGAATAAAGCTTTGCTAGAGAGAGGCTATCCTGATGACATCGACGAAGAATTCAGTATGCGGATAACCGATACGTCCGCTTCATGGAATGAGGGGCCATGGCATGTGCGCATAGCCGACGGCAGAGCTCAGGTGGAAAAAACCGATACGGCATCTTTAAGCTGCGATATACAGGCCTTTAGCCAGATGTTTTTAGGCTATATGCCGGCCGAGAGACTTGCGGCTATAGGCAGAATAAAAGGCGAGTCAAGCGCCATAAATGCTGCAAATAAAACTTTCCCACCTTCGGCTACGTTCAACAATAACGGATTTTAA
- a CDS encoding esterase/lipase family protein, translating to MEALIFIPGLFGSMGNDIIPGTGDWDFGLAAINYRPFIERLTSMGYKEGHDLFICFYDWRKSVKECTERYLIPKIHEVKAKCHQDKVDIIAHSMGGLLGRCYIQSTLYSYDIDKFIMIGTPNTGSVKAYYPWAGGTVPPDDSAVGIASHWLLKGYAWLFARILDAPSPLDAIHITLPSLQDMLPSIQHPPYLISDEPFNQKQFIPVERVYYRNHFLDELNRLSYNLFTRDIRISSIIGDTKPTMTHISVARSAVASATPARVWPDGRPVRHYTSRHGDGTVLTASSGYIGGQQYVFPAYHSALPVEASHIISHILGISKPVEPVHASSITSYISIIADGPVSISLIHTDRGGSAQAHAMSNAKGQSWLFIPQPKLLPLSISIKGLDSGEYVLGIDTPGAPIDRIFEFRSFIKSAEVQNISIQITPFKRKPVIRRIR from the coding sequence ATGGAGGCTTTGATATTCATCCCCGGATTGTTCGGTTCGATGGGCAACGATATAATACCGGGTACCGGTGATTGGGATTTCGGCCTAGCCGCCATAAATTACAGGCCATTTATAGAACGACTGACGTCTATGGGTTATAAGGAAGGACACGATCTGTTTATATGCTTCTATGACTGGCGCAAAAGTGTAAAAGAATGCACCGAACGTTATCTTATACCCAAAATACATGAGGTCAAAGCCAAATGTCACCAGGATAAGGTAGATATCATAGCTCACAGCATGGGGGGATTACTGGGGCGCTGCTATATACAAAGCACCTTATACAGCTATGATATAGACAAATTCATAATGATAGGAACCCCCAATACCGGTTCTGTCAAAGCCTATTATCCATGGGCCGGCGGTACCGTACCGCCTGATGACAGCGCCGTCGGCATAGCTTCACACTGGCTGTTGAAGGGCTATGCTTGGCTGTTTGCAAGGATTTTGGACGCTCCTTCACCATTGGATGCCATACACATAACATTGCCGTCATTGCAGGATATGCTGCCTTCCATTCAGCATCCACCATATTTAATAAGTGACGAGCCGTTCAATCAAAAACAGTTTATACCTGTGGAACGCGTATACTACAGGAACCATTTCCTTGATGAGTTAAACCGCTTGAGTTACAACCTTTTCACCAGAGATATACGCATATCCAGCATTATAGGCGATACCAAGCCGACTATGACACATATAAGCGTCGCAAGATCTGCAGTCGCTTCAGCCACACCGGCAAGGGTATGGCCGGATGGCCGCCCCGTAAGGCATTACACATCGCGCCACGGTGACGGAACAGTATTGACAGCTAGTAGCGGATATATAGGAGGACAACAATATGTCTTTCCCGCATATCACAGCGCTCTACCCGTGGAAGCCAGCCATATTATCTCTCACATATTGGGTATATCAAAACCAGTAGAGCCGGTACATGCCTCGAGCATAACATCATATATAAGCATTATAGCCGACGGCCCCGTATCGATCAGTCTAATCCACACCGATAGAGGCGGCAGTGCCCAGGCTCACGCCATGTCCAATGCAAAGGGACAGTCGTGGCTGTTTATACCGCAGCCTAAACTTTTGCCCCTTTCAATATCGATAAAAGGCTTGGACAGCGGAGAATACGTGCTGGGCATAGATACACCGGGCGCTCCTATAGATCGCATATTCGAGTTCCGTTCTTTTATAAAAAGCGCAGAGGTCCAGAACATATCTATACAGATAACGCCCTTTAAGCGCAAACCCGTTATAAGGCGAATAAGGTAA